From Pseudoalteromonas sp. R3, one genomic window encodes:
- a CDS encoding DUF3549 family protein, translating into MTAQITTLGELLTSAGTQWRAYDIGRRITKIDKKQFAQIETTQVPYPYPLAGHALLAIQFWDNQATQDPYVWFLKLPLDEQSKLVAASRDHFASMVIEAIGTQLTGEDAQGKLDNNPYVYAPNANKLAAFNALLKTELKRPASQYYEYAELYFAQKLGLDQWQNLAVQGLADFAMRLDHGSNRDNLKTSWSQLPLEVQSPLAAMLEHVAIGVELTEHLLSGLKTAVEKNDLTACVNHLRALSGSHSLGLIAEAVDTILDSPLAAHADLQLTITGRCWETLTEAQRLIKLMDKAAHNTDVEGLFESIFADLVAIPVLRPHVLALLRTENRSETLSKAIGRLFKR; encoded by the coding sequence ATGACAGCGCAAATTACGACTTTAGGTGAACTACTGACTTCAGCCGGCACGCAATGGCGCGCCTATGATATTGGCCGTCGCATAACCAAAATCGATAAAAAGCAGTTTGCGCAGATCGAGACAACTCAGGTTCCTTACCCCTATCCGCTTGCAGGTCATGCATTACTGGCAATCCAGTTTTGGGATAACCAGGCGACCCAGGACCCTTATGTGTGGTTTTTAAAACTTCCTTTGGATGAACAAAGTAAGCTGGTTGCCGCCAGCCGAGATCACTTTGCCTCTATGGTGATTGAAGCAATAGGTACTCAACTGACCGGTGAAGATGCGCAGGGTAAACTGGATAATAATCCTTATGTCTATGCACCCAACGCAAATAAGCTCGCCGCATTTAATGCTTTATTGAAAACTGAATTAAAGCGGCCCGCTTCGCAGTACTATGAGTACGCTGAGCTCTACTTTGCTCAGAAGCTGGGATTAGATCAGTGGCAAAACCTGGCGGTACAGGGTCTTGCTGACTTTGCGATGCGTCTGGATCACGGCAGTAACCGAGACAACTTAAAAACTAGCTGGTCACAGCTTCCTCTGGAGGTTCAATCACCTTTAGCAGCGATGTTAGAGCATGTAGCCATTGGTGTTGAGTTGACCGAACACTTACTCAGTGGCCTGAAAACAGCAGTGGAGAAAAATGATCTGACAGCCTGTGTTAACCATCTTAGAGCTTTGTCCGGCAGCCATAGTCTGGGGCTGATTGCGGAGGCTGTAGACACCATTCTGGATTCCCCTTTGGCAGCACATGCCGACCTGCAATTGACCATAACCGGACGTTGCTGGGAAACACTGACCGAGGCACAAAGGTTAATCAAACTGATGGACAAGGCAGCCCACAATACCGATGTAGAAGGTCTGTTTGAAAGCATTTTCGCCGACTTGGTTGCAATTCCGGTTTTGCGCCCACATGTCTTAGCTCTACTTAGAACAGAAAATCGCAGTGAAACACTGTCAAAAGCGATAGGCAGGCTATTTAAACGATGA
- a CDS encoding DUF3301 domain-containing protein, translating to MITLWLFILIGAIIAFFWFGRQIAEAAQQHAIGQAEKLNVQLLSVACVKRRLAVLSNGKLGIKSQFAFEFSSDQQSAYTGTMYLENLRLKKMDIPPHRMM from the coding sequence ATGATCACTCTTTGGCTTTTTATTCTTATCGGCGCAATCATTGCGTTCTTTTGGTTTGGTCGCCAGATAGCAGAAGCGGCGCAGCAGCATGCAATTGGCCAGGCTGAAAAACTAAACGTGCAGCTGCTCAGTGTTGCCTGTGTTAAACGCAGGCTCGCTGTGCTAAGCAATGGAAAACTTGGAATAAAGAGCCAATTTGCTTTTGAGTTCAGCTCAGATCAGCAAAGTGCCTACACAGGTACTATGTATCTGGAAAACCTGCGTCTGAAGAAGATGGATATTCCACCTCATCGCATGATGTAG
- a CDS encoding GNAT family N-acetyltransferase, with the protein MTNPASVTQLTIKHLHPEDSTVAASLLYRAYHDDKLFKDVLGGSDEQSYESRLRALIREELSCFGQSAQPLIGLYQGESLLAIACVFEAQTELQASRRWDWRLRLMMSAGYLQTQQLIDKEKTIREALSEQGHYYFLSFIAVEPQYQGQGLGHHLLSALDELVKENPLATGLGVFVSEPNQQAFFQEHGYEKHQVLTFKSVQGELLFKTRAAIMEKTL; encoded by the coding sequence ATGACTAATCCAGCATCCGTTACACAATTGACGATTAAACACTTACACCCGGAAGACAGTACCGTTGCGGCTAGCCTGTTATATCGAGCCTACCATGATGACAAGTTGTTTAAAGATGTTCTGGGCGGATCCGATGAGCAAAGCTATGAATCGCGTTTACGTGCATTGATCCGCGAAGAATTGTCTTGTTTTGGCCAATCAGCCCAGCCACTGATTGGGCTATATCAGGGAGAATCTTTGCTTGCGATTGCCTGCGTGTTTGAAGCGCAAACCGAGTTGCAAGCGTCACGACGCTGGGACTGGCGGTTGCGACTCATGATGAGTGCTGGCTATCTTCAAACGCAGCAGCTGATTGATAAAGAGAAAACCATTCGTGAAGCACTGTCTGAGCAGGGGCATTACTATTTTCTGTCTTTTATTGCGGTAGAGCCGCAATATCAGGGGCAAGGTCTGGGGCACCATTTGCTTAGCGCATTGGACGAATTGGTAAAAGAGAACCCACTTGCCACGGGCCTTGGAGTGTTTGTCTCAGAACCTAACCAACAAGCGTTTTTTCAAGAGCATGGGTATGAAAAGCATCAGGTTTTAACTTTCAAATCAGTACAAGGTGAATTGCTGTTTAAAACCCGAGCGGCCATTATGGAAAAAACGCTGTGA
- a CDS encoding DUF2789 domain-containing protein, translating into MDTSVHNLKNLFAQLGLDNSDAKIEAFFSQHSLPSDMLLAEAPFWNEGQRHFIEESLQEDADWSEVIDELDTRLR; encoded by the coding sequence ATGGATACTAGTGTACATAACCTGAAAAACTTATTTGCACAACTTGGGTTGGATAACAGCGATGCCAAAATTGAGGCCTTTTTTAGTCAACACAGTCTACCTAGTGATATGCTGTTAGCCGAAGCCCCATTTTGGAATGAAGGGCAAAGGCATTTTATTGAAGAGTCACTTCAAGAAGATGCCGACTGGAGTGAAGTAATAGACGAACTGGATACGCGATTGCGTTGA
- a CDS encoding Zn-ribbon-containing protein produces MFVVDLTFDCYQDTTLEKAEQAINRLVNALRFNGQIIGDEFPTVLKEGFFITRVMCPLEDSLHPLHHSPFVKHAIEQLQQAGLLAPKVKVIGQDIHANGADQCQSPSSYILYTTYVHTCSPLYCGDDFQPIPLYTIPAIANGDYKALIKWQEDWQACDQIQINGATRCEFAALNELTSLDSDLTRRGLDLSKRIRYLTKKPVYYYLYRVGGESLAQEKARTCPGCGADWALEAPWFGIFDFKCDACELVSNISWDFQ; encoded by the coding sequence ATGTTTGTGGTTGATCTTACGTTTGACTGTTATCAGGACACCACTCTTGAAAAGGCAGAGCAGGCAATAAACAGGCTCGTCAATGCATTGCGTTTTAATGGCCAGATCATCGGAGATGAATTTCCTACAGTATTAAAAGAAGGTTTTTTTATCACGCGGGTAATGTGTCCGCTCGAAGATTCACTGCATCCGCTCCACCACAGCCCGTTTGTGAAACATGCCATTGAACAGCTCCAGCAAGCGGGGTTATTGGCACCTAAAGTCAAAGTAATAGGCCAGGATATCCATGCTAATGGTGCCGATCAGTGCCAATCTCCCTCAAGCTATATCCTCTATACCACCTATGTGCACACATGTAGTCCGTTATATTGTGGGGATGACTTCCAGCCAATTCCTTTGTATACCATTCCGGCTATTGCGAATGGTGATTATAAGGCGTTGATTAAATGGCAAGAAGACTGGCAGGCCTGTGATCAGATCCAGATAAACGGGGCAACCCGGTGCGAATTTGCCGCACTCAATGAACTAACAAGCCTCGACAGCGATCTTACCCGACGTGGACTGGACCTGAGTAAACGTATTCGTTACCTCACCAAAAAGCCGGTGTATTATTATTTGTATCGAGTTGGCGGAGAAAGTCTCGCCCAGGAAAAAGCGCGCACCTGTCCTGGCTGTGGCGCTGACTGGGCATTAGAAGCGCCCTGGTTTGGTATTTTTGATTTTAAATGTGATGCCTGCGAACTGGTGTCTAATATATCCTGGGATTTTCAGTAG
- the syd gene encoding SecY-interacting protein: protein MSVSTLILELHDKFANSVQQSQGHWPLIQHDAQWPSPCETGEPRGDGLIAWQAVPRTPCGDFNALASALETQFSSELNEFYGTAYAGNILVVLDGEEVELLQAWNEEDFERLQQNITGHVLMKRRLKQEDTVFIGLTAQEDVLITVQLSTGEVCLERVGKAPHKVLAPNLTVFLNQLSTQF from the coding sequence ATGAGCGTGAGCACTTTGATCCTCGAACTTCATGATAAATTTGCCAACTCGGTGCAGCAATCACAGGGCCACTGGCCATTGATCCAACATGACGCACAATGGCCCAGTCCGTGTGAAACTGGAGAACCCAGAGGTGATGGTCTGATAGCGTGGCAGGCGGTGCCCAGAACGCCATGTGGTGACTTCAATGCGCTGGCCAGTGCACTGGAAACCCAGTTTAGTTCTGAGCTGAATGAATTTTATGGCACGGCTTACGCTGGCAATATATTGGTCGTGCTGGACGGTGAAGAAGTAGAGTTGCTGCAAGCCTGGAATGAAGAGGACTTTGAGCGTTTGCAACAAAATATCACGGGTCATGTCTTGATGAAGCGACGTCTCAAGCAAGAAGATACTGTCTTTATTGGCCTGACCGCACAGGAAGATGTATTGATCACGGTGCAGCTGAGCACAGGAGAAGTCTGTCTAGAGCGGGTAGGCAAAGCGCCGCACAAAGTACTTGCGCCCAATCTGACAGTCTTTTTAAATCAACTATCGACACAGTTTTAA
- the queF gene encoding NADPH-dependent 7-cyano-7-deazaguanine reductase QueF (Catalyzes the NADPH-dependent reduction of 7-cyano-7-deazaguanine (preQ0) to 7-aminomethyl-7-deazaguanine (preQ1) in queuosine biosynthesis) yields the protein MTDYNNAPELKASVLGKTTEYASHYDPSLLHPIARKLNRDQIAVDEQALPFFGEDIWHGYELSWLNHKGKPQVAIARFVFPCQSSHIIESKSFKLYLNSFNQSKFASFDAVQKALQQDLSAAAQCDVDVTLYGPDDHDCLPFSALPGECIDELDISVDDYSPRDGLLAQESDSQVTETLHSHLLKSNCLITSQPDWASIVIRYEGKKICRESLLRYLISFRDHNEFHEQCVERIYCDLLRAFEPNKLEVYARYTRRGGLDINPFRSSEQNKTTFNVRINRQ from the coding sequence ATGACAGACTACAATAACGCCCCTGAGTTAAAAGCTTCCGTACTGGGTAAGACCACGGAATACGCCAGTCACTACGACCCAAGTCTGCTTCACCCTATTGCGCGTAAGCTCAATCGTGACCAGATAGCCGTAGACGAGCAGGCGTTACCATTTTTTGGTGAAGACATCTGGCATGGCTATGAACTGTCCTGGCTTAATCACAAAGGCAAGCCACAGGTTGCCATTGCCCGATTTGTATTCCCCTGTCAGAGCAGCCATATTATCGAATCTAAATCATTTAAGCTGTATCTGAATAGTTTCAATCAGAGCAAGTTTGCCAGCTTTGATGCGGTGCAAAAAGCATTGCAGCAAGACTTGTCCGCAGCAGCCCAATGCGATGTCGACGTTACTCTGTATGGCCCGGACGACCACGACTGCTTGCCCTTTTCAGCCCTACCGGGAGAATGTATTGATGAGCTGGATATTTCGGTGGATGATTATAGTCCCCGCGACGGCTTACTGGCTCAAGAAAGCGACTCTCAGGTCACTGAAACCTTGCACAGCCACCTGCTTAAGTCTAACTGTCTGATCACCTCACAGCCTGACTGGGCGAGTATTGTGATCCGTTATGAAGGGAAGAAGATTTGCCGAGAGTCTCTGCTGCGTTATTTAATCTCATTTCGGGATCACAATGAGTTTCACGAACAGTGTGTTGAACGTATTTATTGCGATTTATTACGTGCATTTGAGCCCAACAAGCTCGAAGTTTATGCACGATACACCCGTCGGGGCGGCCTGGACATAAATCCATTCCGCTCCAGCGAGCAAAATAAGACGACCTTTAACGTCCGGATCAATCGTCAATAA
- a CDS encoding peptidylprolyl isomerase yields the protein MAQSEDGKRTWQTHCPGTFAMARQNSADSGGSEFYFTLTAQRYLDLNTTVFGRVLAGMEHVQRLHRTPTVGQVFNPIVAVEVLADTQDKQRFMVFNTQSEAFRALIAARQNRPEAWFLHQANHTDVCAVTVPVKAFIDD from the coding sequence GTGGCACAGAGTGAAGATGGCAAGCGTACCTGGCAAACACATTGCCCCGGCACGTTTGCAATGGCGCGTCAGAACAGTGCAGACAGTGGTGGCAGTGAATTCTATTTTACGTTAACTGCACAGCGTTATCTGGATTTAAACACTACTGTGTTTGGCCGCGTATTAGCGGGAATGGAGCACGTTCAGCGGCTACACAGAACGCCAACCGTTGGGCAGGTTTTTAATCCTATTGTGGCTGTTGAGGTGCTGGCAGACACACAAGACAAGCAACGCTTTATGGTATTTAACACACAGAGTGAGGCATTTCGGGCGCTGATCGCCGCGCGGCAGAACCGCCCGGAAGCCTGGTTTTTACACCAGGCCAATCATACCGATGTGTGCGCGGTCACCGTGCCGGTTAAGGCATTTATTGACGATTGA
- a CDS encoding peptidylprolyl isomerase translates to MLTLAACQSTDRQVQTDGITITQEQRSPASIIAQADKDDWRLVAADNMLKITLPTGPVYVELNPLLAPGHVDNIKALAREGFYQGLNMYRFVEGFVAQGGDQDGKREPVNGKKSIAAEFFHTSDEALTITELGLNDGYAPAQAF, encoded by the coding sequence ATGCTCACGCTCGCTGCTTGCCAGTCGACAGACAGGCAAGTACAGACTGACGGCATCACGATAACACAAGAGCAGCGCTCACCTGCCAGCATCATTGCTCAGGCGGATAAAGATGACTGGCGATTAGTCGCAGCAGATAACATGCTTAAGATCACCCTACCAACAGGCCCGGTTTACGTTGAGCTGAACCCTCTGCTGGCACCGGGACATGTTGATAATATTAAGGCGCTGGCCCGGGAGGGCTTCTACCAGGGCCTCAATATGTATCGTTTTGTCGAAGGCTTTGTTGCACAAGGTGGCGATCAAGACGGCAAGCGAGAGCCTGTTAATGGCAAAAAAAGCATCGCCGCGGAGTTTTTCCACACCAGTGACGAGGCCCTTACCATCACAGAGCTGGGCTTAAATGATGGCTATGCCCCCGCACAGGCTTTTTAA
- a CDS encoding translocation/assembly module TamB domain-containing protein: MGFKVWLRRISYIVIGICVAVFCLLFTLPGHKLLVWGANHSVTGLQISAPQARLLSNAVLDVQFQDEQVTFHARQLSLSLDWFSCATLCLSGSADKVTLYLAKPVGEPEVSAEPEQAIKTAPLSLPFSFAIKQFRLGTAELKVAGHEVSLSKLTVAARADEQGLQINKLALSRARIRQTEAPAPTAPFVMPTEIPGLSLPVIQLPMAVSVEKLTVAELSYHPYEGELQALKQLRLSAAAEHSELSIQHLSLTYLSHQLALTAQADLSNWALSGALEHEHSDYQSSLTFKGNLNQLDLAATLSGNRQGKIALSLSPAVPNWPFSLTVNAEQLALGSGNTLQQLALDVQGTAVEYLVNAHAGVQLSEQLDLSDPELDIHLAAAGGLTALTLQKAEVTMGEAHTQLSAQVSWQDGIRSRLEGELHALPLGAWLKLDETQLSGSYQLDFSQHGQQWLAQVNELTLSGQLAALPLQLVARGNLNSDLHGEIQTAQLSYGDSQLTLSGTADQQLDVRGELSLAHQKNAVLPADVQLSGQFTATGPVNLPKLTLHSQLDKLVYQDTSVGSGTLALSFDLARDWLTDLNVSLSEVTQGDLPATSLSLAGQGDQDHHQLTIQVENSSSSVDLTLSGQYAQQVWDGQLDAGMLRSNNSELALMSPAQLTVKTDQIVVARQCWTLSPGQICFAAQHGAQGQASIELQQLNLTHFNPLLSNLAELKGILSGSVGAKWSQGQLETLDGQLAMADAKVTLYGAASEQLDDSEGGTAPTLPLEIERFSLALNSDTQEAKANWQLALRKLGHFNGELLMPLQVEPLKVRGFVNIAGIELGKFRPLLRRLLWPDLELAGVIAGQVNIDGPLTLPQLSGQLSGQDIQLRASEIPLAISDLDLDVQLNGQQAELVGQLTTAPRGQVAFSGEVDWHSAIRAQLNLSGEQLTLTPQLGVTLDVTPDLSLRYNGEYAEVTGAITVPYGRIEIEELPQGVVAVSDDQVIVDRASSRAPAQMMDYKLDLDVRLLDDVRVKAMGLDAYLTGELSLEKQLASALLASGEINLREGRYKAFGQDLSIETGQMGFNGPLDKPYINVRAIRNPETTANGVVAGVEVKGSIRSPELVIYSQPAMDQAQALAYLLNGQPLGDGQSNNNTMLAQFLLSQSIDRSKGYFAKAGETIGIQDVNLSAKGSGDDTQVEVSGYLTPSVQVSYRVGVFASLSEVAVRYRIFSKFYIEATSGLYKSIDLLYKFDWDE; encoded by the coding sequence ATGGGATTTAAAGTCTGGCTACGCCGTATTAGCTATATCGTCATTGGGATCTGTGTGGCGGTATTTTGCTTGTTGTTTACCTTGCCTGGTCACAAACTATTAGTCTGGGGAGCTAATCATAGTGTAACTGGTTTGCAAATCAGCGCACCTCAGGCGCGTCTGCTGTCTAATGCTGTGCTGGACGTGCAATTTCAGGATGAACAGGTGACCTTTCATGCTCGTCAGTTAAGCCTGTCGCTTGATTGGTTTAGCTGTGCTACCTTGTGTCTGTCAGGCAGTGCTGACAAGGTAACCTTATACCTGGCTAAGCCTGTCGGCGAGCCCGAGGTGTCAGCTGAGCCTGAGCAAGCGATTAAAACTGCGCCATTATCCTTACCATTTTCCTTTGCTATCAAGCAATTTCGGTTAGGGACTGCAGAGTTGAAGGTAGCAGGACACGAGGTCAGCCTCAGTAAGCTGACAGTGGCAGCCAGAGCCGATGAACAGGGTCTGCAAATCAACAAGCTTGCGCTGAGTCGTGCACGGATCAGGCAAACTGAAGCGCCAGCTCCTACAGCTCCTTTTGTTATGCCGACAGAGATCCCCGGATTATCATTGCCTGTCATACAACTTCCCATGGCTGTCAGCGTAGAGAAGTTAACAGTAGCTGAGCTGAGCTACCACCCTTATGAGGGCGAGTTACAGGCCCTGAAGCAGCTTAGGCTCAGTGCTGCTGCTGAGCACTCTGAGTTGTCGATTCAACATTTGTCACTGACTTACCTCTCACACCAATTGGCTCTGACAGCGCAAGCAGACTTAAGTAACTGGGCGTTGTCGGGAGCGCTGGAGCATGAGCATTCTGATTATCAGAGTAGCCTCACATTTAAAGGCAACCTTAATCAATTGGATCTGGCCGCTACGCTTTCTGGTAATAGGCAGGGTAAAATCGCCTTGAGTCTAAGTCCGGCTGTGCCAAACTGGCCTTTCTCACTGACAGTAAACGCCGAACAACTTGCTTTAGGCTCAGGTAATACGTTGCAACAGCTGGCACTCGACGTGCAAGGCACTGCGGTTGAATATTTGGTCAATGCACATGCAGGCGTGCAACTGAGTGAGCAACTTGATTTATCTGACCCTGAACTGGATATACACCTGGCAGCTGCCGGCGGACTCACTGCTTTGACGTTGCAAAAGGCCGAAGTCACAATGGGTGAAGCGCATACTCAGCTCAGTGCCCAGGTGAGCTGGCAAGATGGGATCCGTAGCCGGTTAGAAGGAGAGCTACATGCCTTGCCTTTAGGCGCCTGGCTGAAGCTGGATGAGACCCAATTGTCTGGCTCATACCAACTTGATTTTTCTCAACATGGCCAGCAGTGGCTGGCGCAGGTAAATGAGTTGACACTTAGCGGGCAGCTGGCTGCTTTACCATTGCAGCTGGTTGCCCGAGGTAACTTAAATAGTGATTTACATGGCGAGATCCAAACCGCTCAGCTCAGTTATGGAGACAGTCAGCTCACCCTGTCGGGCACAGCCGATCAGCAACTGGATGTGCGTGGTGAGTTGTCACTGGCGCATCAAAAAAACGCAGTGTTGCCTGCGGATGTGCAACTGTCGGGACAATTCACCGCCACTGGGCCGGTTAATTTACCGAAACTTACGCTACACAGCCAGCTGGATAAACTTGTGTATCAGGATACGTCGGTAGGTAGTGGCACATTGGCACTCTCTTTTGATTTGGCCAGAGACTGGTTGACTGACCTGAATGTGTCTCTGTCCGAAGTAACTCAGGGGGATTTACCTGCTACGTCTCTCAGCTTGGCGGGACAGGGAGATCAGGATCACCACCAGCTGACAATACAGGTTGAGAACTCAAGCAGCAGTGTTGACCTGACATTGAGTGGGCAGTATGCGCAGCAGGTCTGGGATGGTCAGTTAGATGCCGGTATGTTGCGCTCTAACAACAGTGAGTTGGCGTTGATGTCGCCAGCACAATTGACGGTAAAAACGGACCAGATAGTCGTGGCGCGTCAATGCTGGACACTCTCACCCGGGCAGATCTGCTTCGCGGCACAGCATGGGGCACAGGGTCAGGCGAGCATAGAGTTGCAGCAGCTGAACTTGACGCATTTTAACCCGTTGCTGAGTAACCTGGCTGAACTAAAAGGGATTCTCTCTGGGAGTGTCGGGGCAAAATGGTCGCAGGGCCAGTTAGAGACGCTGGATGGGCAACTGGCTATGGCCGACGCTAAGGTCACATTATATGGTGCAGCCTCAGAGCAACTTGATGATAGCGAGGGGGGAACAGCACCAACCTTACCACTTGAAATAGAACGCTTTTCCCTGGCACTTAACAGTGATACCCAAGAGGCCAAAGCCAATTGGCAGCTGGCGCTCAGGAAGCTGGGCCATTTTAATGGTGAGCTGCTGATGCCACTGCAGGTTGAGCCTCTAAAAGTGCGCGGGTTTGTAAATATAGCAGGCATAGAGTTGGGTAAATTTCGGCCTTTACTACGTCGGTTATTATGGCCAGATTTGGAGCTGGCGGGGGTCATTGCGGGCCAGGTCAACATCGATGGTCCGCTGACACTGCCGCAGTTAAGTGGTCAGCTTAGCGGTCAAGATATTCAGCTAAGAGCCAGTGAAATTCCCCTAGCTATCAGTGACTTGGATCTTGATGTGCAATTGAATGGTCAACAGGCTGAGCTAGTTGGACAACTTACCACGGCGCCACGGGGTCAGGTTGCGTTCAGTGGTGAAGTCGATTGGCACAGTGCTATAAGGGCCCAGTTAAATCTCAGCGGTGAGCAGTTAACTCTGACACCTCAACTCGGTGTCACCCTGGATGTGACTCCAGACTTGTCATTGCGATACAACGGTGAGTATGCAGAAGTAACCGGGGCGATTACAGTGCCTTATGGTCGTATAGAGATTGAAGAATTACCTCAGGGGGTGGTTGCTGTAAGCGACGATCAGGTCATCGTTGACAGAGCCAGCTCCAGAGCGCCAGCTCAGATGATGGATTATAAGCTCGATTTGGATGTACGCTTGTTGGATGATGTCAGGGTTAAGGCCATGGGTCTGGACGCTTATCTGACGGGGGAATTGTCTTTAGAAAAGCAGCTTGCTTCGGCCTTACTGGCCAGTGGTGAGATCAATTTGCGAGAAGGGCGGTACAAAGCATTTGGGCAGGACCTGAGCATAGAAACAGGTCAGATGGGGTTTAACGGTCCGCTGGACAAGCCCTATATTAATGTGCGTGCAATCCGTAATCCTGAGACAACAGCCAATGGTGTTGTTGCCGGAGTTGAAGTTAAAGGTAGTATCCGAAGCCCTGAATTGGTGATTTATTCACAGCCAGCAATGGATCAGGCTCAGGCATTGGCTTACCTGCTCAATGGTCAGCCTTTAGGTGATGGCCAGAGTAATAACAATACTATGCTGGCGCAGTTTCTATTGTCTCAGAGTATAGATCGCAGTAAGGGGTATTTTGCCAAAGCGGGCGAAACCATAGGGATACAGGATGTAAACCTGTCGGCCAAGGGTAGTGGTGATGATACCCAAGTTGAAGTGTCGGGTTATCTAACCCCCAGTGTACAGGTCAGTTATCGGGTGGGTGTCTTCGCGTCGCTGAGTGAGGTCGCGGTACGCTACCGGATTTTTTCGAAATTTTATATTGAAGCGACCAGTGGTTTGTATAAAAGTATTGACCTGCTGTACAAATTTGACTGGGACGAATAA
- a CDS encoding BamA/TamA family outer membrane protein, protein MQRQWLTSGNWVRTAFLKREHETSEQDGETLKTEMLIPGVSYAKKQSLGGMLPYWGNERLISVELASESLVSSTSLIKVRWKNAWLRNIAQQHFFVTRLEAGAIVTDDIEAVPFNMRFFAGGDQSIRGFAYQSVAPRDDEGKLLGGKYLATASAEYNYQFMPNWRVALFVDTGTATDDFKDKWALGTGFGFRYLTPVGPIRLDHAWGLSKDSKSTRLSIVIGPEM, encoded by the coding sequence GTGCAACGGCAGTGGTTGACATCCGGAAATTGGGTACGTACCGCATTTTTAAAGCGTGAACATGAAACCAGTGAACAGGACGGCGAAACCCTGAAAACGGAAATGCTGATCCCCGGTGTGAGTTATGCAAAAAAACAAAGCCTGGGAGGTATGTTGCCGTACTGGGGCAATGAACGGCTGATCTCTGTTGAGCTGGCCAGTGAATCTTTGGTCTCGTCGACTTCCCTGATCAAAGTGCGTTGGAAAAATGCCTGGTTGCGCAACATAGCACAACAACACTTCTTTGTGACCCGTTTGGAGGCGGGAGCCATTGTGACCGATGATATTGAAGCCGTGCCCTTCAATATGCGCTTTTTTGCCGGTGGCGATCAGAGCATCCGTGGATTTGCTTATCAGTCTGTGGCACCGCGCGACGATGAGGGTAAGCTGCTAGGCGGTAAATATCTTGCTACAGCGAGTGCAGAATATAACTACCAGTTTATGCCCAACTGGCGTGTTGCGCTGTTTGTCGACACGGGCACGGCAACGGATGACTTTAAGGATAAATGGGCATTGGGTACCGGATTTGGCTTTCGCTATCTGACGCCGGTCGGACCGATCCGTCTGGATCACGCCTGGGGGCTGAGCAAAGACAGTAAGAGCACCCGTTTAAGTATTGTGATTGGACCGGAGATGTAA